gtTTTAGTCATCCAAAGACTGGCATTCAGATGTCcgtattgcatggacatccaaatcctgattatataaagccaggatatagaTGTCTAACACTAcagtatgtccatatggcaaggagGTGTGGTCTGGGCATATGTTGGGCAGGACTatggaggggccaaaatatggtcTTCCAACTCTGATCTCAGAAGACAAAGGGACGTctatgtctaaaaagatggacattgttatttagacctggcacttggcacatccaggttacagaaaagtgCTCTGGTGGAGTAGCtctccactggaggaattaaggcatggcacttctttaatcccccagtggttgccatcttcctctctcccccaaatgtgaaactggcaagggaaaaGGGgctctctgacagcttcagaaaCCATGGATGTTCTGAACAGATTTCCATGCAAATCTGAGGAGACGTCGATACtggactgagaaccaagggacTCCGCTTCAgctctttgtatttattttaaaattgtgagccttccaaggacagaaaaatatctactatacctgaatgtataaGAAACCTGCAAGCCTAAAGGCTATTGACGTGGAGTAcaatcaggtacagtaggtatttttctgtccctggagggctcacaattaaaaaaacaaacaaaccacaaaCAGTTGCAGTGGGATTCAGATCTAAGCATTAAGTTATCCCCTCTGTTCCGCATAGACATCTATGTGGCCATTTCATAACATGGgcattcctatgctgccacaaacatgtccatgtcccttgtttttccctgtttcatttgtaaaatggatgttcatgctggatgtctccAGCACATGAACGCCCATgtgtcatgtatttttgaacaggctgtatgttggcagatcctgttctaaaatacataagaaatggacatccatatgtGATGTACAGACTTGGGCATCCATTTTCTAAGTTGGATAGCCTTTCTACAATGTAGTTCTAAAGTACAGATTGCTATAGAATCCTCTTTTTATACAATTGAAAAATGTCATTATTTGGTAATCAAAGCTTTTGCAACTTTGCTATTTTTCAGAAGCCATCCCCTTTGAAAATTTCGACTTCACCTATGCGGCTGATTCTGTGTACAGATACTTTTCATCCAGTTTATACAAGATTTCTGACACTTCAAACAAGTCTTTTGCCTTAAATGAGTTCCCTGATTTGGCCCAGCTGGTGGCTTTACATTTGCAAGGATTGAACTCCAGACGTGAAGGTAAGAATCCCTCATAATCTGTGCAGACACGTAGCAGTTACCTACCAGAAAAGGAAAAGGAATTAACTGCATCCTGTATGAAACATACCaattctaaacaaaaaaaaaacaggaagagtCAACTAGCCATTCAGATTCCTAGTTTGTGATAGACTGGATGTCAAATTTGGAGGAATCCAAGCATTCTAAATGGAAAAAagactggaggagtagcttaattgTTAGAATAGTGGACTGCGATCTAGGGAAACCAGGGTTTAAATCTCACTACTGTTCTCTGTGATCTtgcacaaatcacttaaccctccattacttcaGGTAATGATTAGATTCTAAGCTCTCTGAGATCAGGGAAATACCTCCTGCACCTGAATGTTAACTCatgttgagctactactgaaaaagatgtcagTTAAATTAAATCCACAAAATCTTTCTGACTGTTATAGTTTggatttccttttccttttcaaaCAGGGCAGTTGATCACTCTGATTTCATAATTTTGGTAGGGTAGCACTACCACTCTTGACTGTACAGTTTGCCAGTATTTATTCagagagaagaggaagaaagCAGTAGACATCCCATAATCGATTATGAAACCCAATACTGACAATAAACAGTACCATCCAAAACTTGAATTCCACACAGTAAGAACACTTCTCGCAAAACCACTTGTTACTTGATCCTGAGGCATACTTTTTCTGGATCCTAAAGCGATAATTACTTTTAAGATCTTAAATTCTGTCATGGTGAGTTGTTTTCACCTgccaagagggagggggggggagcaggggagaaaaATTCCCCAGACCCGGTGCTGGCAAGCGTCTTCCTGccgcttctgggtctgtcctctcctgctccagtgtgccgtccaggacccagatgattacaTTAAAGcgatattgcattaatgcaatcatccggatcCTGACTCCCGGCACATAGGAGCACTGGAGCAAGAGAGGACAGAGCAAGGGAGCTGCGCAGCAGTGATTCAGAGACAGAATGGTGTGGGGGTGTGGGCAGCGGCAGTTCAGTCCTGTCCcaggcccggctgtgtctctcggtggccctggctgtATTGCACCTTCCATGTCAGTTCTAGTTGATAAGAAATAAATATGGGTTCATGCCATGTTCCAATTCATCACTGCATATAACTCCACAGCATCCTTTCAGTGAATATTATAGGAAATCTGAGGCTAGGAGAGATTGCAGTTCATGGTTATTGATTGCCTGCTCATCTTGTGTTTTTGTTCCTACAGTGAAATTAAACATAGCTGTATACAGCTCTCAGCCTTTTAACTCAAGCAACCGCAAAAATCCAGTTGCATTAGGCATCATGGGAAGGAATCTCTATTTGTCATGTGTCATGGTTGGAGGTCGTGCACAGCTGCGGCTGGAAGTAAGTGGGCAATCACTAGTGTTTTAGAATTTGTATTTAGAAATCTGTATGATCATTTCCACAGAACAAATTTGGTTAtactgcatattcattctgtTAATTTTTAAGTCATCTTTTTTGAGTAAGTGGAAGTTGTAGATGTATTTTCTTATGTGCCTCCTTaaagcttttaaaaaaattatcattGTGGGAGGTGAGGGAAGTTTTTGAAAATTCATTTACCTATATTCATTTTCCAGCCTTAATacaaaggggatcttttactaagcagcggcaaACAGTGGCCTTAGTGAGCCCTTACATGGGTTTCtcccgcacactaaggccatttttgccagGGCCGTAAAATGatcaattttacatttttttgtattaatggccatgaactattgttgccattagtgtgcgtCCATTAAAAGAAATGTATCGTATGAttgcttaccaccacccattttgtaggcagtaagggctcaaatgGTAATCCTGCGCTAACAAGCTAGCATGTGTTAATAtacctgcactaactgattagcacaggaatgcttCCTGACACACCCCTCCAAAAATTATAGTAACATTTTTTAGCACTTGGATTAGAGCATGCTATAATTGCACTTAATTGCAGCATGCCTGAGTGTGTCCCACTGTATGctattttaagctgttttacttgtgcattagtgcttaatgcagcttcataaaaggaaccCAAAATGATGCAATTATAAACCAATTATGTTGTAAAATCCTTCCTTTCTAACCAAAACTTTCCTTTTTTCACTTAGGAGCTTAATCATTTCATAAGGGAAATCAGAGATGATTCATTACTGCGATTCATATTCTTCAAGTCTGACCGTGGTTCCAGCGCCTCAGCTGTAACAACCTCCACTTTTGAATCGGCTGCCTGTCCCAACTGGTACATCTGCACCTCCCAAAGAGAGAATGAGCCTGTCAGTATGGCACAGTATCAAGAGCAGTCGGCTATCATTGACTTTAAACTTATTCCAGACAACCAGTGAAAGCCTTATAAGAATCATTTATACCCTGTTTGAGACAACAACTAAGAACTGTGGTGCATCAGACAGTTTCCTTTTCTCTGTGCACTATTATTTCAAACAATTACTTGAGATATATACAACTCTTCTCTTCTGTCCATCAGCTTttagaacataatagccatactgggtcagaccaatgatccatctagcccagtatcctgttttcttgaGCATATTTCATTTTTGTGGTTGATTACAAAGGACCTATGTTTGACAAATCTATAAGGAAATGCTTTCTGGTTTCCTTAATTATTTAGAAAACTTCCAAATGGAATTCAAATACTTCCATTTCAACCACAGAAATGATCCAGAATACGTTGTAGTCAAAGTAAGTCTGTTTCAGACGTTTACAACTtttattttaaaagatatttttggCAGTTCATGGTAACGAGCTTGGGGTTTTGAACCATCAAGAGACGCATcaaagtttatatttttttactATCATTGTTTATAATTACTGATTATTTTATtacaaaactttatttatttatttatttatttatatatttagttatgtatttatttatttattcattgcattTTGATATGGAAATACAAATTAAATGTATACTGTAGTTCGAATTctgttagggggtctttttctaagttgcactagtgtttttaactcatgctaaaaatcagctggcactaaacgctgagacacccattatattcctataggcatatTTGTGTTTAGTgctagctgatttttagcacgagctaaaaatgctagtgcaccttagtaaaagacacccttaattAGTTATAATTGCTAAGTTAATATTGTTCTGCCCATATTGCATGGAGCAGCTTGTGCTGTCTGATTGTGACAGATTACATGTTTGTATATTTATTATGATATGTATATGAATCAGATCCCTGCATTTCTGTGGTCCTCTGTGACTAGCCCTTATAAACTCCTGTGTTCTGTTTTTAATTCTCCCCTCCTTCCAATGGCTTTCTGTGAGGAAACTGAGAAAGAAGGTAGCTGTACTTAGGTCTTAGATCCAACGTGTAGAGGGCTTGCACTGTCCATGCTGAGGCGGTAAActactgcttgcttttccctctcagcAGTGgcatcgcgagggcagctgacacccggggcgggtcgccgctgcgcacccccccccctcgggtgcagcgcgacgctccctcccccctccgtagcgcaaccccccccccctgcccgtgaaaacatacctggaaggcggtagaggggcgggtgggcgggccaatccgctgagagcacgccgctgggagggtgtcggcgcctcgctggttccttgctctctctgccccggaacaggaagtaacctgttctggggcagagagagcaaggaaccagcgaggcgccgacaccccccagcggcgtgcacccggggcggaccgccccaccgcccccccttcctatgccactgcctctCAGGTTTTATTACCTGTGAGGTTGTGTGGCTGCTATGTGACAGTACAGTTACCAGTGCTGCTGCTGCAATTTCTGTTAGTCCTGTGTTTCAATATTCAAATTACCAGGCACTGACAGTTTCTCTTCTCGGGGAGAGGGGCTAATCACAGACAGACTCATTGTATATGTACAGAATCCCTAATCCATTGCAATGCCACTGTAAGTGATTTGTTTTATCTTGTCATCAAGTGGATTAAAATAAAGAATGGAATTAAGGATTGCAGTCAGTTTTTGGTAACTAGCAGCCCCAAGTTTAGGTCTCTGAATAGACTTAGTATATAACACTGAGTTTAGGAACAGACTCAGTACATAACTGAATTGAGTTCAGAAGAGATATATTTATATAAAGTAAATTAATTTAATGCACCTGTATTTAAGATCATTTCATTATGTTCCTG
This portion of the Microcaecilia unicolor chromosome 4, aMicUni1.1, whole genome shotgun sequence genome encodes:
- the LOC115468080 gene encoding interleukin-1 beta-like — its product is MALVPEMNEIPNCYSEMDELFYEEECPYYFKSSLHDLGCSMNCSVCELGIQLKNTNQKTLLMIFKKAVVIVLAVEKMKNIRPSARLFVDEDLHDILNNVLVEEAIPFENFDFTYAADSVYRYFSSSLYKISDTSNKSFALNEFPDLAQLVALHLQGLNSRREVKLNIAVYSSQPFNSSNRKNPVALGIMGRNLYLSCVMVGGRAQLRLEELNHFIREIRDDSLLRFIFFKSDRGSSASAVTTSTFESAACPNWYICTSQRENEPVSMAQYQEQSAIIDFKLIPDNQ